In a single window of the Rhineura floridana isolate rRhiFlo1 chromosome 3, rRhiFlo1.hap2, whole genome shotgun sequence genome:
- the PCBD2 gene encoding pterin-4-alpha-carbinolamine dehydratase 2 isoform X5 — protein MTRIALQAEKMNHHPEWFNVYNKVQITLISHDCGGLTKRDVKLAQFIDKAAASV, from the exons ATGACTCGTATTGCTCTCCAGGCCGAAAAGATGAATCATCACCCTGAGTGGTTTAATGTGTACAATAAG GTCCAGATAACTCTCATTTCCCATGACTGCGGTGGACTGACAAAGCGAGATGTCAAGCTGGCTCAGTTTATTGACAAAGCTGCTGCATCTGTCTAA